The Anaeromicrobium sediminis genome includes the window GCTAATCATATGAAACCAAAAAAAATAGAAGGCTATATTATGGCAAAAGGGAGACTTTTGCATAAGGGAAGAACATGTCATGTTTGGCGTATTGAAATGTTTGATGAAAATAATATTTTAATTTCATATATAACAGTTACAAATTCTATTATTAAGTCTAATAAAGACTAGTTATGAGTGTAAGTGGTTAAGTGAGTAGAGGTGAGAAAATGACTTTAAAGTCAATATTAAAGCTTATGGATATAAAAACTCTTGTTGCAGGAGTTGTTCCTGTAATTTTAGGTTCAATCTATTCATATTATGCATTTGGACAAATAAATTTAATTTACTTTATATTATTATCAATTTCCATGATATTAATACAAAGTGCAACTAACATGATAAATGATTATTTTGATTTTAAACGAGGAGCAGATTGTAAAGAGAGAGGGCATGAGAAAGCTCTAGTAAGTGGTGAAATTACTCCTAAACAAGTTTTGCTTATTATATTCCTATATGAATTTATTGCTCTTAATATAGGGATTTTTATTGGGAGGCAAACAAGTTACTATATTATGCTTGTAGGTTTGATTGGAAGTATTATTTCAATTTTATATGCTTCTGGACCTTTACCTATTTCCTATACACCAATAGGTGAAATTATATCGGGAATAACCATGGGGATTGGTATAACAACAACAGTCATTTATATTCAGTCTGGTGTATTTAATGTAAATACAGTATTAGTAGCTATTCCTACATCCCTTTTTATTGGAACCATATTACTATCTAATAATTTGAGTGATATGAAAGAGGATAGAGAAGCAGGAAGAAGGACATTACCCATACTGATAGGAAATAAGAATGCTGAAAAATTATGGGTTTTTAATGTAATAATGCTCCTTGTATCCACATGCGTTTTAATGTTAATTGGAATTTATCCCATAGTTGTATTAGTAGCGGTTATTTTATTATTTCCTTATAGGTCAATTTCCAACTTTTTATCCTATGATAAGAGTATTCATACAAAGGGAAGAACAATGGGACTTATAGGTAAGGTTGGATTAAA containing:
- a CDS encoding prenyltransferase; amino-acid sequence: MTLKSILKLMDIKTLVAGVVPVILGSIYSYYAFGQINLIYFILLSISMILIQSATNMINDYFDFKRGADCKERGHEKALVSGEITPKQVLLIIFLYEFIALNIGIFIGRQTSYYIMLVGLIGSIISILYASGPLPISYTPIGEIISGITMGIGITTTVIYIQSGVFNVNTVLVAIPTSLFIGTILLSNNLSDMKEDREAGRRTLPILIGNKNAEKLWVFNVIMLLVSTCVLMLIGIYPIVVLVAVILLFPYRSISNFLSYDKSIHTKGRTMGLIGKVGLKYHLAVVTGLLVSIMFKVGI